In Kushneria marisflavi, the following are encoded in one genomic region:
- a CDS encoding EscU/YscU/HrcU family type III secretion system export apparatus switch protein, with product MTASKGYPNDRQRAVAIAHDGNDAPRVVAKGYGTTADAIIEKAQASGIFVHQSPELVNLLLHVDLDDRIPRELYLALAELLCWIHELERDATSL from the coding sequence ATGACAGCATCAAAAGGCTATCCCAATGATCGTCAGCGCGCTGTTGCCATCGCGCATGATGGCAACGACGCTCCTCGTGTGGTGGCCAAGGGGTATGGTACGACGGCCGATGCCATCATTGAAAAAGCACAGGCAAGCGGCATCTTTGTGCATCAATCACCAGAGCTGGTCAATCTGCTTTTGCATGTCGATCTCGATGATCGCATCCCCAGGGAATTGTATCTGGCGCTGGCAGAGCTTCTGTGCTGGATACATGAGCTTGAGCGTGACGCCACCTCTCTCTAG
- the cheW gene encoding chemotaxis protein CheW, protein MGVEIMEASAIEKVQLEGEGHEFLVFRLGSEEYGIDILSVQEIRGYEGVTRIANAPSFIKGVTNLRGVIVPIVDLRLKFALGNADYTAQTVVIVLNIGHRVVGVVVDGVSDVLALTGEQIKPAPEFGSTLSTHYLMGLGSLDDRMLILVDIEKLMSSEEMALIDKAV, encoded by the coding sequence ATGGGAGTTGAGATAATGGAAGCTTCTGCTATCGAAAAGGTACAGCTGGAAGGTGAGGGTCATGAGTTTCTGGTCTTTCGCCTGGGCTCGGAAGAGTACGGCATCGATATTCTGAGCGTGCAGGAAATTCGCGGCTATGAAGGGGTCACGCGCATTGCCAATGCGCCCTCCTTTATCAAGGGGGTCACCAATCTGCGCGGGGTCATTGTTCCGATCGTGGATCTGCGCCTCAAGTTTGCACTGGGCAACGCGGACTATACGGCACAAACCGTTGTGATCGTGCTCAATATCGGCCACCGCGTGGTGGGTGTGGTGGTCGATGGCGTCTCTGATGTTCTGGCGCTGACGGGTGAGCAGATCAAACCGGCACCGGAATTTGGCTCGACCCTTTCTACCCATTACCTGATGGGGCTGGGCAGTCTGGACGATCGCATGCTGATTCTGGTGGATATTGAAAAGTTGATGAGCAGCGAAGAGATGGCTCTGATCGACAAGGCTGTCTGA
- the cheA gene encoding chemotaxis protein CheA, which yields MDITEFYQTFFEEAEELLSDMEQQLLQIDPSDPDGEQLNAIFRAAHSIKGGAGTFGFTVLQETTHLFENLLDKARHRELTLDPTTIDIFLETKDMLSDQLNAYRQQTEPDSAAYERICNTLKALAEEKGHGGSAAASATTTDQPSMTGPAPGGAMVIRIAGVAADNATSLAEELALFGTVLEQQHAGEVLTVRLETATGEEDIRAVLCFVVDDDQITFENAAAASSDDSLEMTAEEWPVEEEPVHATPEAEKTPAVEPAGVEAPVEPAKAAAPAAKKPEQRVAASSENASLRVSIEKIDQIINLVGELVITQSMLEQGTSDFDPVTHGSLLSGMNQLQRNARDLQEAVMSIRMMPMDVVFNRFPRLVRDLAGKLGKQVELETVGKSTELDKGLIERIVDPLTHLVRNSLDHGIETPDRRLAAGKPASGKLTLSASHQGGNILIEISDDGAGLNRERILNKARENGLAVSDAMSDDDVWQLIFAPGFSTAEQVTDLSGRGVGMDVVKRNIAQMGGHVDILSRPGQGTTTRIVLPLTLAILDGMSVRVGEEVYILPLGAIKESMQVRPEDISTVTGNDRVLHVRGEYLPLVELYRVFDIPDAQQDVTKGIVMIVQSEGRSFALQVDQLIGQHQVVVKNLETNYRRVPGISAATILGDGSVALILDIPALSRTPQDREGSHTGHHRGAAALH from the coding sequence ATCGACATTACCGAGTTCTATCAGACATTTTTCGAAGAGGCCGAGGAACTGCTCAGCGATATGGAGCAGCAGCTGTTGCAGATCGATCCCAGCGATCCTGACGGCGAACAGCTCAACGCCATCTTTCGAGCGGCACATTCCATCAAGGGTGGCGCGGGAACATTTGGCTTTACCGTGCTGCAGGAAACCACGCACCTGTTCGAAAACCTGCTCGACAAGGCGCGACATCGCGAACTGACCCTTGACCCCACCACCATCGACATATTTCTGGAAACCAAGGATATGCTCAGCGATCAGCTCAATGCCTACCGTCAACAGACCGAGCCGGACAGCGCCGCCTACGAGCGTATCTGTAACACCCTGAAGGCTCTGGCCGAAGAAAAGGGCCACGGCGGTAGCGCGGCGGCTTCGGCCACAACGACCGATCAGCCCTCCATGACAGGCCCTGCACCGGGCGGTGCGATGGTCATCCGAATTGCCGGTGTGGCGGCAGATAATGCCACCAGTCTGGCAGAAGAACTGGCGCTTTTTGGAACCGTGCTGGAACAGCAGCATGCCGGTGAGGTATTGACCGTTCGACTGGAAACCGCCACGGGTGAGGAAGATATCCGCGCCGTACTGTGTTTCGTGGTTGACGACGACCAGATCACGTTTGAAAACGCGGCAGCAGCGTCCTCGGACGACAGTCTGGAAATGACAGCCGAGGAATGGCCTGTCGAGGAAGAACCTGTTCACGCCACACCTGAGGCAGAAAAGACTCCTGCGGTCGAACCCGCTGGCGTTGAGGCCCCGGTAGAGCCTGCCAAAGCGGCTGCGCCTGCGGCCAAAAAGCCCGAGCAAAGGGTTGCTGCCAGCAGCGAAAATGCCTCCCTGCGTGTCTCGATCGAAAAGATCGACCAGATCATCAACCTGGTCGGTGAGCTGGTCATTACCCAGTCCATGCTGGAACAGGGCACATCCGATTTCGATCCGGTCACCCATGGCAGTCTGCTCAGCGGCATGAACCAGCTGCAGCGTAACGCGCGTGACCTGCAGGAAGCAGTCATGTCGATCCGCATGATGCCCATGGATGTCGTCTTTAACCGCTTCCCGCGGCTGGTACGTGATCTGGCCGGCAAGCTGGGCAAGCAGGTCGAGCTCGAAACGGTGGGCAAGTCGACTGAACTCGACAAGGGGTTGATCGAGCGGATTGTCGATCCGCTGACGCACCTGGTCCGCAACAGTCTTGATCACGGTATCGAAACGCCTGATCGTCGCCTGGCTGCAGGCAAGCCTGCCTCAGGCAAGCTGACCCTTTCCGCCAGCCATCAGGGCGGCAATATTCTGATCGAGATCAGTGATGATGGCGCAGGCCTCAATCGAGAGCGCATTCTGAACAAGGCGCGTGAGAACGGCCTGGCCGTATCGGATGCCATGAGTGATGACGATGTCTGGCAGCTGATCTTTGCGCCGGGATTCTCGACGGCCGAGCAGGTCACCGACCTGTCAGGCCGTGGGGTCGGCATGGATGTGGTCAAGCGTAATATTGCCCAGATGGGCGGGCATGTCGACATTCTTTCCCGTCCCGGACAGGGCACAACGACGCGGATCGTTCTGCCGCTGACGCTGGCCATTCTTGACGGTATGTCAGTTCGAGTCGGAGAAGAGGTCTATATCCTGCCGCTGGGTGCCATCAAGGAGTCCATGCAGGTCAGACCGGAAGATATCAGCACCGTGACGGGCAATGATCGCGTACTGCATGTTCGTGGTGAATATCTGCCGCTGGTCGAGCTTTATCGTGTTTTCGATATTCCTGATGCGCAGCAGGATGTGACCAAAGGCATTGTCATGATTGTTCAAAGCGAAGGTCGCAGCTTTGCCTTGCAGGTCGATCAGCTGATCGGGCAACACCAGGTGGTGGTCAAGAATCTGGAAACCAATTATCGACGTGTCCCCGGTATCTCCGCCGCCACCATACTGGGCGATGGCAGCGTGGCCCTGATTCTGGACATTCCGGCACTGTCGCGTACACCTCAGGATCGTGAAGGCAGCCACACCGGGCATCATCGTGGTGCCGCTGCACTGCACTGA
- the flhC gene encoding flagellar transcriptional regulator FlhC: MADKSVINEVRDIQLAIELIELGARLQVLETETDLSRGRLIRLYKEVRGVSPPKGMLPFSTDWFITWLPNIHSSLFYNIYLSLREQSRCDRMEAIIKAYRLYFEQISMLEDGEAVLGLTRAWTLVRFFESDMMQLSSCTSCSGRFVNHAHSLDQDFVCGICQPPSRAGKTRRAAERERIRKESGAQ, from the coding sequence ATGGCCGATAAAAGCGTCATCAATGAAGTACGTGATATCCAGCTGGCGATCGAGCTGATCGAGCTTGGCGCCAGGCTTCAGGTGCTTGAAACCGAAACAGACCTTTCCCGTGGGCGATTAATCCGTCTCTATAAGGAAGTACGGGGTGTTTCACCGCCGAAAGGCATGCTCCCTTTTTCGACGGATTGGTTTATCACGTGGCTTCCCAATATCCACTCGTCACTGTTCTACAATATTTATCTTTCTCTTCGGGAACAGAGTCGCTGTGATCGAATGGAAGCCATCATCAAGGCCTACCGGCTCTATTTTGAGCAAATCTCCATGCTGGAAGATGGTGAAGCCGTATTGGGACTGACCCGGGCGTGGACGCTGGTACGCTTTTTTGAAAGCGACATGATGCAACTCTCTTCGTGCACCTCATGCAGTGGCAGATTCGTTAACCATGCACATAGTCTTGATCAGGACTTTGTCTGTGGAATCTGCCAGCCGCCGTCTCGAGCCGGAAAAACCCGTCGTGCTGCCGAGAGAGAGCGTATTAGAAAGGAAAGTGGCGCGCAGTGA
- the motA gene encoding flagellar motor stator protein MotA: MLILFGYVAVVASVIGGYMMVGGHLAVLLQPAEIVIICGAAMGAFIASNNGKAIKATLRVVPKLKGSVKYNKELFMELMALLYLLLAKGRQEGMMALERDVESPAESPLFTRYPKLMADPLLMEFLTDYLRLMISGNMDAFEIESLMDHEIETFQHEAEIPVNAISGVGDGLPAFGIVAAVMGVVHALGAEGLTPEEVGPLIAAALVGTFLGILLAYGFVTPLATHVRHQIGEVEKMLQCIKVTLLANLNGYAPPIAVEFGRKVLYSTERPSFSELEEHVRAVRSQPSGNGQG; the protein is encoded by the coding sequence GTGCTTATATTATTTGGATATGTTGCTGTTGTTGCCTCGGTAATCGGGGGGTACATGATGGTGGGTGGTCATCTCGCCGTGCTATTGCAGCCGGCCGAGATCGTGATCATCTGTGGAGCTGCCATGGGCGCTTTCATCGCCAGTAATAATGGCAAGGCGATCAAGGCAACTCTTAGGGTCGTGCCAAAGCTCAAGGGAAGCGTCAAATACAACAAGGAGCTTTTCATGGAGCTCATGGCGCTTTTGTACCTGTTACTGGCCAAGGGTCGTCAGGAGGGGATGATGGCACTTGAGCGCGATGTTGAAAGTCCTGCAGAAAGCCCACTGTTTACTCGCTACCCCAAACTGATGGCAGACCCTTTGCTAATGGAGTTTTTGACCGACTACTTGCGCCTGATGATCAGCGGCAACATGGATGCCTTCGAAATCGAGTCACTTATGGATCACGAAATCGAGACGTTCCAGCATGAAGCCGAAATTCCCGTCAATGCGATTTCCGGTGTAGGTGATGGCCTGCCCGCCTTTGGCATCGTGGCCGCTGTCATGGGGGTAGTACATGCACTGGGTGCCGAAGGTCTGACACCTGAAGAGGTAGGCCCGCTGATCGCGGCGGCTCTGGTCGGTACTTTTCTGGGCATCTTGCTGGCCTATGGCTTCGTGACGCCATTGGCGACTCATGTCAGGCATCAGATCGGTGAAGTCGAGAAAATGCTGCAGTGTATCAAGGTCACGCTGCTGGCCAATCTGAATGGTTACGCACCGCCGATTGCCGTCGAGTTTGGTCGCAAGGTGCTTTATTCAACCGAGCGACCCAGCTTCAGCGAGCTGGAGGAGCATGTTCGCGCCGTTCGTTCACAGCCCAGTGGCAATGGGCAGGGATAA
- the flhD gene encoding flagellar transcriptional regulator FlhD, whose protein sequence is MMTTSHLLDDIRNVNLSYLLLVQRLLNEDRSAAMFRLKLSEQMADTLASLPISQLAKLANSNQLLCHFALVDPAQLASLTTQQREDDLKRTHAAILLAGSMHDDEEEVVLKKGHHHGR, encoded by the coding sequence ATGATGACCACAAGCCATCTGCTGGACGATATTCGTAACGTCAATCTGTCTTATCTGCTTCTAGTTCAACGGCTTTTGAACGAAGACCGTTCTGCTGCCATGTTCAGACTGAAGCTGAGCGAGCAGATGGCGGATACCCTGGCATCATTACCCATTTCACAGCTTGCAAAGCTTGCGAACTCCAATCAGCTGCTGTGCCACTTTGCACTGGTTGATCCTGCTCAGCTCGCATCGCTGACGACGCAGCAGCGCGAAGACGATCTCAAGCGCACCCACGCTGCCATTTTGCTGGCCGGCAGCATGCATGATGACGAGGAGGAGGTGGTGCTGAAAAAGGGGCACCATCATGGCCGATAA
- the motB gene encoding flagellar motor protein MotB: protein MSQHRRPVVVRRKKAAGHHGSHGSWKIAYADFMTAMMAFFLVMWLLAGTSKAEFEQISEYFRTPLKVALAGGDRNSASDSAIPGGGDDVMHSDGERSRITIEQNSSVAPDMSALSRLKARLEALMQEDPALRDLRSQMRLDLTPEGLRIQIVDSQRRPMFELGSARVAPYMHRILTAIAPLLNELPNKLTLSGHTDDLPFAAGLKGYSNWELSTDRANASRRELVAGGLEPEKLLRVIGMADTMNMPGEKDNALNRRISILVLNSRAQKMMEEENMAPGAPAIIDGDKTPISIDGLTQGAGALNTSGASEQTTQS, encoded by the coding sequence ATGAGCCAGCATCGCCGTCCCGTTGTTGTACGTCGCAAAAAGGCTGCCGGCCACCATGGTTCGCATGGTAGCTGGAAGATTGCCTACGCCGATTTCATGACGGCCATGATGGCCTTCTTTCTGGTGATGTGGTTGCTGGCCGGTACATCGAAAGCCGAATTCGAGCAGATCAGCGAATATTTTCGGACGCCTCTCAAGGTGGCACTGGCTGGAGGGGACCGCAACTCGGCCAGTGACAGTGCCATTCCGGGCGGGGGCGATGATGTCATGCACAGCGACGGTGAGCGCTCCCGGATCACCATTGAGCAAAACAGCAGCGTGGCGCCAGACATGTCGGCGCTAAGCAGGCTCAAGGCTCGCCTTGAAGCCTTGATGCAGGAGGACCCGGCGCTGCGCGATTTGCGTTCACAGATGCGCCTGGATCTGACGCCCGAAGGGCTTCGAATTCAGATCGTGGACAGTCAGCGGCGTCCCATGTTCGAGCTGGGCAGTGCGCGTGTAGCACCTTATATGCATCGTATTCTTACCGCCATTGCGCCGCTGCTCAATGAGCTGCCCAACAAGCTGACTTTGTCAGGGCATACAGATGACCTCCCTTTTGCTGCCGGTCTCAAGGGGTACAGCAACTGGGAACTTTCAACCGATCGCGCCAACGCATCACGGCGTGAACTGGTCGCGGGAGGGCTTGAGCCCGAGAAGCTGCTACGTGTCATCGGCATGGCGGACACCATGAATATGCCGGGTGAAAAAGACAATGCGCTTAACCGTCGGATCAGCATTCTGGTGCTCAACAGCCGAGCGCAGAAAATGATGGAAGAAGAAAACATGGCCCCGGGCGCGCCGGCCATTATTGATGGTGACAAAACGCCGATTTCCATCGACGGACTCACCCAGGGCGCGGGCGCTCTGAATACTTCGGGGGCGTCAGAACAGACGACACAATCATGA